The following coding sequences are from one Schizosaccharomyces osmophilus chromosome 1, complete sequence window:
- the rit1 gene encoding initiator methionine tRNA 2'-O-ribosyl phosphate transferase has translation MDEFDSLNAIQHIHIQARHPRNRLLSIVHDSEFIDRVLESYPNFKCVVNERCGTWYVKPIHAPFSAYFKSTDGHTGQWSFSTRRLNLHLLDIIHDYGGIVLVDSTRRGKRMPDALSKTVPIWIATLNKCVFERLRPHDLENRQLVFFPPYLPATERSAMSQKLEGFVDLLMNSGINLDFISSKLQKPIRPLWATPSSTLSSAQFENYHTVVLVTASKQVHDGYSREYGFLYVQGAADDEEEWASGLGPTAFWNHADYILSLPEEEFASNIQDLLSKVSNDGSYKADANLVSDALTHLAPTNILIGDRSKFSATEFKKTCLILNFSAQPLSIPEEFHRPIESGKKGAQSFRKQAPKLLSELNGIKPPWGMRDSLILLDDQGGKEIASCFALFLLSLYYGSDLQKLSTPLTLDASQTYLDKHQIRQRLIKIIELHPKTNPSRAFLIAVNTLLLSSSS, from the exons ATGGACGAATTCGATTCTTTAAATGCTATCCAGCATATTCATATACAAGCTAGGCATCC AAGGAATCGTTTGTTGTCAATCGTTCATGATTCGGAATTCATTGACCGCGTCCTTGAAAGCTATCCTAACTTCAAATGCGTTGTCAATGAACGTTGCGGCACTTGGTATGTAAAACCAATTCATGCACCTTTTTCTGCGTATTTTAAGAGTACCGATGGCCATACAGGACAATGGTCTTTTAGTACTCGTCGGTTAAATCTTCACCTGCTCGACATAATCCATGACTATGGTGGAATTGTCCTTGTTGATTCAACCAGGCGTGGTAAACGAATGCCCGATGCCTTGTCGAAAACAGTTCCCATCTGGATTGCTACTCTTAATAAATGCGTTTTCGAGAGACTGCGTCCCCATGACTTGGAAAATCGTCAGCTCGTATTTTTTCCTCCTTATCTTCCAGCTACAGAACGATCTGCTATGAGCCAGAAGTTGGAAGGTTTTGTTGATTTGCTTATGAATTCAGGAAtcaatttggattttattTCCTCGAAATTACAGAAGCCTATACGTCCTTTATGGGCCACTCCGAGTAGCACTCTATCTTCCGCTCAGTTTGAAAATTATCATACCGTGGTACTCGTGACAGCCAGTAAACAAGTACATGATGGTTATTCTAGGGAATATGGATTTTTGTATGTTCAGGGTGCAGCAgacgatgaagaagaatggGCTAGTGGACTTGGTCCTACAGCGTTTTGGAATCATGCTGACTACATTTTATCACTACCCGAGGAAgaatttgcttcaaacATTCAAGATTTATTGTCTAAAGTCTCCAACGATGGTAGTTATAAGGCTGATGCAAATTTGGTTTCAGATGCCCTTACCCATCTTGCACCGACGAATATACTCATCGGAGATCGAAGCAAGTTTTCTGCTACcgaatttaaaaaaacttgcttaattttaaatttttctgCTCAACCGTTGAGTATACCAGAAGAATTTCACCGTCCGATAGAGTCTGGCAAGAAGGGAGCCCAGAGTTTTCGCAAACAAGCACCTAAGCTTTTGTCAGAATTAAATGGGATCAAGCCTCCATGGGGCATGCGAGATTCCTTAATCTTGTTGGACGATCAAggtggaaaagaaattgccTCTTGCTTTGCattatttttgctttcactATATTATGGATCTGatttacaaaagctttCGACGCCATTAACACTTGACGCTTCACAGACTTACCTTGATAAGCATCAAATAAGACAAAGGCTGATAAAGATAATTGAATTACATCCAAAAACCAATCCCTCTCGTGCTTTTCTAATTGCCGTAAATACTTTACTTTTAAGCTCCTCTTCTTAA
- the erf4 gene encoding palmitoyltransferase complex subunit Erf4, giving the protein MLIRIERDYSVSGDRYPQFSTNFPLALQPYVSVKDWNGFIHTLNKKLYIAFCPWTIGNLLDIFLSIVTVYASEFVFGSVHRKRIANIEAYVAEFASQHNLLAAGLRNMGFLNIVFHTKENVARSTTLYSPRESVENLSVQSMPSALTTTPSNLSTYTQNPGVGVNEWTNSIL; this is encoded by the coding sequence ATGCTGATACGCATTGAACGAGATTATTCTGTTTCTGGCGATCGATACCCTCAGTTTTCCACAAATTTCCCACTTGCCTTACAGCCATATGTCTCTGTAAAAGACTGGAATGGTTTCATTCATACGCTGAATAAAAAGCTGTATATAGCCTTTTGTCCTTGGACTATTGGAAATTTGTTGGACATATTCCTTTCTATTGTAACTGTATATGCTTCAGAATTTGTATTTGGAAGCGTGCATAGAAAGCGAATCGCAAACATTGAAGCTTACGTTGCTGAGTTTGCTAGCCAGCATAATCTTTTGGCAGCTGGTCTTCGCAATATgggttttttaaatattgtttttcatacaaaggaaaatgtCGCTAGAAGTACTACATTGTATTCGCCTCGGGAAAGCGTTGAAAACCTGTCAGTGCAATCCATGCCTTCTGCCTTGACGACCACGCCTTCAAATTTATCGACGTATACCCAGAATCCTGGTGTTGGTGTGAACGAATGGACGAATTCGATTCTTTAA
- the spd2 gene encoding ribonucleotide reductase (RNR) inhibitor family: MNSQTPVNTNEPLPPVVQTSLFDVGARVLSHYDYMWMNANQSSRKAVQTGYKFDQHLFPSYHKDKTVQTELPQQKHDPSLRLTDLKSELAADSIFWDTATPDQIAQQFANQNFLESH, from the exons ATGAACAGCCAGACGCCTGTGAATACGAACGAGCCTCTTCCTCCCGTCGTACAAACGTCGTTATTTGATGTCGGTGCTAGAGT GTTGAGCCATTATGATTACATGTGGATGAATGCTAACCAGTCTAGTCGTAAGG CTGTCCAAACTGGCTACAAATTTGACCAGCATTTATTCCCTTCGTACCACAAGGACAAGACTGTTCAAACTGAACTACCTCAGCAAAAGCATGATCCCTCTTTGCGCTTAACAGATCTGAAGAGTGAATTGGCTGCTGACTCTATCTTTTGGGACACTGCTACTCCGGACCAAATTGCTCAGCAATTCgcaaaccaaaatttccTGGAATCACATTAA
- the faf1 gene encoding rRNA processing protein Faf1, giving the protein MEEKDALLKLQKHFETQFGNVEGILPVQTQSSNEESENENEESGNESLDESEKSFLEENEEEEWTPSSSASIVRVSHQDKEKPIVSSAPGKISFFKKMPKLETEEDLHIKRRNELRRRKFSKDDEEGDTPDNEAENLKNDAELQKLLRESHLLHEVSSRTGETNLVAQGKVRQKAVQQHIKELGGKEKEQKMPMVARKGMTQKRKHVDQIIEKEARESGTVLAKKAKQPKKQKKGFVPGTFSLPGKFVGGTLRLPKNMTS; this is encoded by the coding sequence atgGAGGAGAAAGATGCTTTATTGAAGTTGCAAAAGCATTTTGAAACTCAATTTGGTAACGTGGAAGGGATCTTGCCTGTTCAAACTCAAAGTTCCAATGAAGAAtctgaaaacgaaaacgaagaaagtGGGAATGAAAGCTTAGATGAATCagagaaaagttttttggaggaaaacgaagaagaggaaTGGACACCTTCATCTTCTGCTTCCATCGTAAGAGTATCTCATCAAGACAAGGAAAAGCCCATTGTTTCAAGTGCACCCGGaaaaatttcgttttttaagaaaatgCCAAAATTGGAAACGGAAGAAGACTTAcatatcaaaagaagaaatgagcTTCGCAGGAGAaagttttccaaagatgatgaagaaggcGATACCCCCGATAATGAAGCTgagaatttgaaaaacgaTGCAgagcttcaaaaacttcttcGAGAATCCCATTTGCTTCATGAGGTTTCTTCACGTACGGGAGAAACAAATCTTGTAGCTCAAGGAAAGGTGCGACAGAAAGCCGTCCAACAACACATCAAGGAATTAGGAGGAAAGgagaaagaacaaaagatgCCAATGGTTGCTAGAAAGGGAATGacccaaaaaagaaagcatgTCGACCAGATTATTGAGAAGGAGGCTCGAGAAAGCGGCACAGTCTTGGCGAAAAAGGCAAAACAAccgaaaaagcaaaagaagggATTTGTTCCTGgaaccttttctttacctgGAAAGTTTGTTGGCGGAACGCTTCGCCTTCCAAAGAACATGACTTCTTAA
- the his6 gene encoding 1-(5-phosphoribosyl)-5-[(5-phosphoribosylamino) methylideneamino]imidazole-4-carboxamide isomerase — protein MSQHTLFRPCIDIHKGQVKQIVGGTLGDDASLQTNYVSLKSSDYYAQLYKENHLLGGHVIMLGPNCEETAKSALRAWPGYLQIGGGINNTNAKYWLEQGASKVIVTSWLFPNGQFDLERLKTISDLVGKDRLVVDVSCRRKGSGWFAAINKWQTVTELEISKENLDMLSNYCTEFLIHAADVEGLCRGIDEELVKKLGEWVTIPTTYAGGGRNIEDLELVNTLSHGKVDLTIGSALDIFGGSLGFARVVAWNRQFAPLSL, from the exons atgtCGCAGCATACACTTTTTCGTCCTTGCATCGATATTCACAAAGGTCAAGTAAAACAAATTGTTGGTGGAACTTTGGGAGACGATGCTAGCTTACAGACAAACTATGTCTCTTTGAAATCGAGTGATTACTATGCTCAGCTCTACAAGGAAAATCATTTGCTAGGAGGCCATGTGATTATGTTGGGTCCCAACTGCGAAGAAACTGCAAAGAGTGCTCTCCGTGCCTGGCCAG GCTACCTACAAATTGGCGGTGGAATCAATAATACAAATGCAAAGTACTGGTTAGAACAAGGAGCTTCCAAG GTAATCGTCACATCTTGGTTATTTCCAAACGGTCAGTTTGATTTGGAAAGATTGAAAACCATTTCGGATCTAGTGGGCAAAGATCGTCTTGTTGTCGACGTTAG TTGTCGTAGAAAGGGAAGTGGATGGTTTGCAGCAATCAACAAATGGCAGACGGTAACAGAACTTGAGATATCCAAAGAGAATTTGGATATGCTGTCAAATTACTGTACTGAATTTTTGATCCACGCGGCTGACGTGGAGGGATTATGCCGGGGAATTGACGAGGAGCTAGTGAAAAAGCTGGGCGAATGGGTAACGATTCCTACCACTTATGCGGGTGGTGGACGAAATATCGAAGATTTGGAATTAGTGAACACATTAAGTCACGGAAAAGTTGACTTGACGATAGGTAGCGCTTTAGACATATTTGGTGGAAGTTTGGGATTCGCTCGAGTCGTCGCTTGGAACCGACAATTTGCTCCATTGTCTCTCTAA
- the map3 gene encoding pheromone M-factor receptor Map3: MLPIAIFYQVYAYLSLVLSAQVFYMQMRARNLPCLLLLFWVCICTFIYVVQSAIWHQTSEPKWLGYGFCDITSRIITCASIGVPAAAFTLVLYLDKVIRSDSPLKPFQNWIFQILLSLVYPLVTMLLMIPMESNRYVVICMNGCMPAFYQTVYTLIIFYLPPCLLSLGGLFFVSRILYYYWHRQKELQQFFQRDSQLTSKRFLRLLLLDAVFFLGYFPLTIYLLISNCKGHKFMAVDRYFISLWHQVPVYFFPATSIFLNNWIPPTVLIVMSIFFITSGKWTDYVAMFLWSLVVRCPFIKNTSLGRHAQFKLDSEKSAETTLAERTIDSGDLKEKCLILERQWSKLSVPSDDSSESQTSTKYV; encoded by the coding sequence ATGCTTCCCATCGCTATTTTTTATCAAGTTTATGCCTATCTCAGTCTTGTGCTCTCTGCGCAAGTCTTTTACATGCAGATGCGTGCTCGCAACCTGCCCTGCTTgctcttgttgttttggGTTTGCATCTGCACATTCATCTATGTTGTACAGTCTGCCATCTGGCATCAGACATCGGAGCCAAAATGGTTGGGCTATGGTTTTTGCGACATCACTTCTCGAATCATTACTTGTGCCAGCATTGGTGTTCCAGCGGCAGCATTCACTTTGGTTCTCTACCTCGACAAAGTCATTCGCAGTGATAGTCCTTTAAAACCATTCCAAAATTGGATCTTTCAAATCTTACTATCTCTTGTGTATCCTTTAGTTACTATGCTCCTTATGATTCCCATGGAGAGCAACCGATATGTAGTCATCTGCATGAATGGTTGTATGCCTGCCTTTTACCAGACAGTGTACACCTTGATCATCTTTTATCTTCCCCCTTGCCTACTTTCCCTCGGTGGTTTGTTCTTCGTCTCTAGAATCCTCTACTACTACTGGCATCGCCAAAAGGAACTTCAACAGTTCTTCCAACGCGACTCACAACTTACTTCCAAACGCTTTCTCCGTCTTCTCCTTTTGGATGCCGTTTTCTTCCTCGGTTACTTTCCACTCACGATTTACCTTCTCATTTCTAACTGTAAAGGACATAAATTCATGGCTGTTGATCGTTATTTTATATCCCTTTGGCACCAGGTTCCTGTCTACTTCTTCCCAGCAACttctattttcttgaatAACTGGATTCCTCCCACAGTTCTCATTGTCATGtctatctttttcatcacAAGCGGTAAATGGACTGATTATGTCGCCATGTTCTTGTGGAGTTTGGTCGTTCGTTGCCCCTTCATCAAAAATACTAGCTTGGGTCGTCATGCCCAATTCAAGTTGGATAGCGAAAAGAGTGCCGAAACTACTCTTGCTGAGAGGACCATCGATTCTGGCGATCTAAAAGAGAAATGCCTTATTTTAGAGAGACAATGGAGCAAATTGTCGGTTCCAAGCGACGACTCGAGCGAATCCCAAACTTCCACCAAATATGTCTAA
- the abc2 gene encoding vacuolar phytochelatin and glutathione S-conjugate ABC family transmembrane transporter Abc2 produces the protein MRPKADLSPLLSEKSIIQNDKGYILLMLLWNAPNIFLILCGCIQYTIDVRKRALNVRFNRFWTIRLKVALIMALIWCHLYDAAKTKHYSWNAHSITTFLFALFLHLTEQTTLRVPMASLLLFYAFKCISSLTVLLLKINFSFSSISTFLAVTTFVLSLFALLVEIYVPPSNRVWYPEDAHELEETGLAPSELTYANIFSKLFFSWLSPLMKFGYRNYLSESNVWSLPHGERSEDLVSDFESNWTYYISKKKRSLVLWKVLFLTHWKLIAKLVCLKFVQDTLAFVQPNLIQRIILFVSSYKTSHPQPVAEGLLLAMGMFFTSLFQTVLLQQYLQMTMVLGMRWRSELITSIYRKALRLSSAARQSRSVGDIVNYMSVDTQKVSDLTMFLFITISGPFQIILALGSLYRLLGLSALSGVAVTVLLLPCNVFIANIFKRFQNIQMHNKDSRSRLMTEIINNIRSIKLYAWENIFMQKLFNLRNRKEIRMLKKIGYINTIGNFTWLFAPNLVSSATFATFVILYGESRTLTVDVVFSALTLFNLLQFPLTMLPVIVSSILEASVAVFRIFSFLVSSELDPDAVQVYPAVEEPGSIALEIRDASFSWEERDGRKVETVLQNINLQARKGELTCIVGRVGMGKSSLLEACLGNMYKLSGSVFRCGSVAYAAQQAWILNATIQENILFGLEFDADFYEKTIYACCLVRDFEILADGDQTEVGEKGISLSGGQKARISLARAVYSRADMYLLDDVLSAVDQHVNKELIRNLFGSHGLLKSRCVILATNSLTVLKEASAIYMICRGKIVESGSFAQLSASPDSQLFQLLSDHSMTDSTNLSESQSSLSLAPSGSGYSTDVNSLSRSSSTVSNYPRAVMKKSGRLREKLTDDDLGKVTKQTVETSQKGQVKWQVYWTYIKACSFWLIALYFICIIGGIGMNVGTNVWLKHWSEVNTGAGYNPRAYYYLFIYVLFGLLSCGLVSYSSLVITVHCALRACKALHDAMIRSVLRAPMSFFETTPTGRILNRFSSDVFRVDEVISRVLMSFFRNLFQVIFVVAVICYSAPPFLILIIPLFFLYRYSQVYYTRTSRELKRLDSVTRSPLYAHFQESLGGLSTIRAYNMMDTFVSENDIRIDTNHRFWFLYFCSNRWQGIRVEVIGATVVFSAAFLGILSAIRGNPNSGLVGLSLSYAVLITQSLTFVVRQSVDVETNIVSVERMLEYIALESEAPAIIPDHRPSDEWPYQGAVKFDHYSVRYRPNLPLVLDDINVDVKPREKIGIVGRTGAGKSTLTLALFRMVEPTTGKIILDDVNTSTIGLEDLRSRLAIIPQENQAFEGTLRENLDPKFLHSDAEIWEALESASLKGYVTSLENGLNATITEGGANLSSGQRQLMCLTRALLTPTRVLLLDEATAAVDVETDAIVQRTIRDKFNDRTILTIAHRINTVMDSDRILVLDHGKVVEFGPTKELLEKKDSYFYSLAKESGLI, from the coding sequence ATGAGACCAAAAGCAGACTTAAGTCCACTCCTGTCAGAGAAGTCGATTATCCAAAATGACAAGGGATATATCTTGTTGATGTTGCTTTGGAATGCTCctaatatatttttgattctatGCGGATGTATTCAATATACTATAGATGTTCGTAAGAGGGCACTCAATGTTCGCTTTAATCGCTTTTGGACTATCCGGCTTAAAGTAGCTCTTATTATGGCACTTATTTGGTGCCATTTGTATGATGCTgctaaaacaaaacattatTCTTGGAATGCCCATTCCATTACTACTTTTCTGTTTGCTCTCTTTTTACATCTTACAGAACAAACGACCTTGCGAGTTCCCATGGCTTCGCTTTTACTGTTTTATGCTTTTAAATGCATTTCTTCTCTTACTGtccttttgttgaagatCAATTTTAGTTTCTCTTCTATTTCCACGTTTTTGGCAGTAACGacttttgttctttcgttgtttgctttgcttGTGGAAATATACGTGCCTCCTTCGAATCGTGTTTGGTATCCTGAGGATGCGCACGAGCTTGAGGAAACCGGATTGGCACCATCTGAGCTTACTTATGCCAACATCTTCTCAAAgctatttttttcttggctAAGTCCTCTCATGAAATTTGGCTATCGCAATTATCTCTCCGAGTCAAATGTTTGGTCGCTTCCCCATGGCGAACGGTCTGAAGATTTGGTATCGGATTTTGAGTCCAATTGGACGTACTATATAAGTAAGAAAAAGCGATCCTTAGTTCTATGGAAGGTCCTGTTTTTAACTCACTGGAAATTAATTGCTAAACTCGTTTGCTTAAAGTTTGTTCAAGATACTTTGGCTTTTGTTCAACCTAATTTAATTCAAAGGATTATCTTGTTTGTCAGTTCGTATAAAACTTCGCATCCACAACCTGTCGCCGAAGGTCTCCTACTTGCCATGGGCATGTTCTTTACATCCCTTTTTCAAACAGTATTGCTTCAGCAATATTTGCAAATGACTATGGTTCTTGGCATGCGTTGGAGATCTGAATTGATTACTTCCATTTATCGCAAAGCTCTTCGTCTTTCTAGTGCTGCTCGCCAGAGCCGATCCGTTGGTGACATCGTTAACTACATGTCAGTGGACACTCAAAAAGTTAGTGATCTTACtatgtttttatttattactaTTTCGGGACCTTTTCAGATTATTCTGGCTTTAGGAAGCTTGTATCGTTTACTTGGTCTTAGTGCTCTGTCTGGCGTTGCTGTAACAGTTCTTTTACTGCCTTGTAATGTTTTTATCGCTAACATTTTCAAGCGGtttcaaaacattcaaATGCACAACAAGGATTCTCGTTCTAGATTGATGACTGAAATCATCAATAATATTCGTAGTATCAAGCTTTATGCTTgggaaaatattttcatgcaaaagcttttcaatttacGTAATAGAAAGGAGATTCGTATGCTCAAGAAGATTGGCTACATTAATACGATAGGTAACTTTACTTGGCTTTTTGCTCCCAATCTCGTTTCTTCTGCTACTTTCGCAACGTTTGTTATTCTTTACGGAGAATCTCGAACTTTGACTGTTGATGTGgttttttctgctttgaCACTCTTCAACCTCTTACAATTCCCTTTGACTATGCTGCCGGTTATCGTTAGTTCTATCTTGGAGGCTTCTGTTGCAGTTTTCCGTATTTTCAGTTTCTTGGTGTCTTCCGAACTAGATCCTGATGCTGTTCAGGTCTATCCTGCTGTTGAAGAACCCGGAAGTATCGCTTTGGAGATTAGAGATGCTTCTTTCTCTTGGGAAGAACGCGATGGTAGAAAAGTCGAAACAGTTCTCCAGAATATCAACTTGCAAGCGAGAAAAGGTGAATTGACCTGTATTGTTGGCCGTGTCGGAATGGGGAAGTCATCTTTATTGGAAGCTTGCTTGGGAAATATGTATAAGCTTAGCGGCTCTGTTTTTCGCTGTGGAAGTGTGGCTTATGCTGCGCAACAAGCATGGATATTAAATGCGACTATTCAGgaaaacattctttttggacTTGAATTTGATGCAGacttttacgaaaaaaCCATTTATGCCTGTTGCTTAGTGCGCGATTTTGAGATTCTTGCCGATGGTGATCAGACTGAAGTCGGTGAAAAAGgtatttctctttctgGTGGACAAAAGGCACGTATTTCTTTGGCTCGTGCCGTCTATTCGAGAGCAGACATGTACCTTTTGGACGATGTTTTGTCAGCCGTAGACCAGCACGTTAACAAAGAATTAATTCGTAATCTTTTTGGCTCTCATGGTTTATTAAAATCTCGTTGTGTAATCTTGGCTACTAATTCTTTGACTGTTCTTAAAGAAGCTTCCGCAATTTATATGATATGCCGTGGCAAAATCGTGGAATCTGGTAGTTTTGCTCAACTGTCTGCTTCCCCTGACTCTCAACTTTTCCAGCTGCTTTCGGATCATAGTATGACTGATAGCACCAACCTTAGTGAAAGCCAGTCTTCCCTTTCTTTGGCGCCATCTGGTAGCGGATATTCCACTGATGTGAATAGCCTGAGCCGCTCTTCAAGCACGGTTAGTAACTATCCTAGAGCAGTAATGAAGAAGAGTGGCCGTCTTCGTGAAAAGCTAACTGATGATGATCTTGGTAAAGTTACCAAGCAAACCGTTGAAACATCTCAAAAAGGACAGGTGAAATGGCAAGTATACTGGACTTATATAAAAGCCTGTTCTTTTTGGCTTATTGCTTTGTATTTCATTTGCATCATCGGTGGTATCGGTATGAACGTTGGAACTAATGTTTGGCTTAAGCATTGGAGTGAGGTTAATACCGGCGCTGGCTACAATCCAAGGGCATACTActatttgtttatatatGTGCTCTTCGGTTTATTGTCTTGTGGCTTGGTTTCCTATAGTAGTTTGGTAATTACAGTTCATTGCGCCCTACGTGCTTGTAAAGCACTTCACGATGCCATGATACGCTCTGTTTTACGTGCTCCTATGAGCTTCTTTGAAACTACACCAACTGGCCGAATTTTGAATCGATTTTCAAGTGATGTATTTCGCGTGGACGAGGTAATTTCTAGAGTACTTATGTCTTTTTTCCGTAACCTTTTCCAGGTTATTTTTGTGGTGGCTGTCATTTGTTATTCTGCTCCTCcgtttttaattttgatCATTCCtctgttctttttgtatCGTTACAGCCAGGTGTACTACACTCGTACATCCAGAGAGCTCAAGAGATTGGATAGCGTTACGCGTAGTCCTTTGTATGCACACTTCCAGGAATCTTTGGGTGGTCTTTCTACGATTCGTGCATATAACATGATGGATACGTTTGTATCCGAGAATGACATCCGAATTGATACAAACCATCGATTCTGGTTCTTATATTTCTGTTCCAATCGTTGGCAAGGTATTCGAGTTGAGGTAATCGGAGCAACTGTTGTTTTTAGTGCTGCATTTTTGGGTATTCTTTCGGCTATTCGAGGAAACCCGAATTCCGGTCTTGTTGGTCTTTCGTTGTCTTACGCTGTGTTAATCACTCAAAGCTTGACGTTTGTTGTTCGTCAATCTGTTGACGTTGAGACCAATATTGTGTCTGTTGAAAGAATGTTAGAGTATATTGCACTTGAGAGCGAGGCACCAGCCATCATACCTGATCATCGTCCTTCTGATGAATGGCCTTATCAAGGAGCTGTCAAATTCGATCACTATAGTGTTCGTTACCGTCCCAACTTGCCATTGGTGTTGGACGATATCAACGTTGATGTGAAACCACGCgaaaaaattggaatcGTCGGACGGACAGGAGCCGGTAAGTCCACATTGACATTGGCTCTTTTCCGGATGGTTGAGCCCACGACaggaaaaattattttggATGATGTGAATACATCTACAATCGGCTTGGAGGATCTGAGATCCAGATTAGCCATTATTCCCCAGGAAAACCAAGCATTTGAGGGTACCCTTCGAGAGAACCTAGACCCCAAGTTTTTGCACAGTGATGCCGAAATTTGGGAAGCCTTAGAATCGGCGTCGTTGAAGGGATATGTGACAAGTTTAGAAAATGGGTTGAACGCTACAATTACAGAAGGAGGTGCAAACCTTTCATCTGGTCAACGTCAATTGATGTGTTTGACTCGTGCGTTACTGACGCCAACACGTGTCTTGTTACTAGATGAAGCGACCGCCGCCGTAGATGTTGAGACGGATGCGATTGTTCAACGTACGATTCGAGACAAATTTAATGATCGTACAATTTTGACCATTGCTCATCGCATAAACACTGTGATGGATTCGGATCGGATTCTTGTATTGGATCACGGTAAAGTAGTCGAGTTTGGTCCTACGAAGGAGCTgctagaaaagaaagattcaTATTTCTATTCGTTGGCAAAAGAAAGTGGGTTgatataa